One Acinetobacter colistiniresistens DNA segment encodes these proteins:
- a CDS encoding nuclear transport factor 2 family protein → MTFLRTVTLSALTLLSLVSCKSIPSYSADYDRANKQISGIILNDEQAQLVGQHFVAAFNTMGTADFVKNAGQLYADHLYINDTLSQFSTKKELVKHFEGMNEHVSNVSVKLISATHTHDSAYIHWHMVYDFKMLGRMKTMSSYGISQIKINDEGLIIFQQDYWDPANGLYRSLPYVGNAYSLILPLKKNS, encoded by the coding sequence ATGACATTTCTAAGAACTGTGACTCTCTCTGCACTGACCTTACTTTCATTGGTTTCTTGTAAAAGTATACCAAGCTATAGCGCGGACTATGATAGGGCAAATAAGCAAATCTCAGGAATTATATTGAATGATGAACAAGCTCAGCTTGTCGGTCAGCACTTTGTAGCTGCATTTAATACAATGGGAACCGCTGATTTTGTCAAAAATGCGGGTCAACTTTATGCAGATCATTTATACATCAATGATACCCTTTCTCAATTTTCTACTAAAAAAGAGCTGGTTAAACATTTTGAAGGAATGAATGAACATGTCAGCAATGTCTCAGTAAAATTAATCAGTGCAACACATACACACGATTCGGCCTATATTCATTGGCATATGGTATATGACTTCAAAATGTTGGGCCGTATGAAAACCATGTCCTCATATGGAATTAGCCAAATCAAAATAAATGACGAGGGCTTGATCATTTTTCAGCAAGATTACTGGGACCCTGCTAATGGTTTATATCGTTCACTGCCCTATGTCGGCAATGCTTATTCTTTGATCTTACCATTGAAAAAAAATAGTTAA
- a CDS encoding chalcone isomerase family protein — MLHYLAKIGLSSLCLMAPLSLAHANTQLCTTAPLIVTTKNVGSVSYYANNCSQNWENQNIRLDFSYNQNIPEWAFKKAATYYLKKNIAHFSDESVLNRITELYHPVKKGDLYTLNYDQMNKQLSLSLNQKRLGSITDSQANQYFKIWFGDSPFNAKLKQQLLNR, encoded by the coding sequence ATGCTTCATTATTTAGCAAAAATTGGACTCAGCAGCTTATGTCTTATGGCACCTTTAAGCTTAGCCCATGCAAATACGCAACTATGTACCACAGCCCCCTTAATTGTCACAACAAAAAATGTGGGATCAGTCAGCTATTATGCCAATAATTGCAGTCAGAACTGGGAAAATCAAAATATTCGATTAGATTTTTCTTATAACCAAAATATTCCAGAATGGGCATTTAAAAAGGCGGCCACTTACTACCTCAAAAAGAACATTGCTCATTTTTCGGATGAATCAGTTTTAAATAGAATTACAGAATTATATCACCCCGTTAAAAAGGGCGATCTCTACACTTTAAATTATGACCAGATGAACAAACAATTAAGCTTGTCTCTGAATCAAAAACGATTAGGTTCAATTACTGATTCCCAAGCGAATCAATACTTTAAAATATGGTTTGGAGACTCACCATTTAATGCTAAATTAAAGCAACAATTATTAAATCGATAA
- a CDS encoding response regulator transcription factor, which yields MNNQFILMVEDHFELAATVCEFLEQHGFVIDHARNLDAARNFLKTNPYHLLLLDINLPDGSGYDLCEWLRTDQGRDIPILMLTARDTLDDKLKGFTAGTDDYLIKPFDFNELVMRIRALIKRSLGEVSTNKIQIHDLILDSSTQTVTRAGQSIELPRIQFKLLKILMRNSPKVITKQEIIIELWGDEEPESDALRSHIYNLRKMIDKPFQEKLIHTISGVGLKVAFDLNSH from the coding sequence ATGAACAATCAATTTATTCTTATGGTTGAAGATCACTTCGAGCTGGCCGCCACCGTATGTGAATTTCTAGAACAACATGGCTTTGTCATTGATCATGCCCGTAATTTAGATGCTGCACGCAATTTTTTAAAAACAAACCCCTATCATTTACTTTTACTCGATATTAATTTACCCGATGGTTCAGGCTATGATTTGTGTGAATGGCTTAGAACTGATCAAGGTAGGGATATTCCAATTCTCATGTTAACGGCCAGAGACACTTTAGATGATAAACTAAAAGGTTTTACCGCAGGTACCGATGATTATTTAATCAAACCTTTCGATTTTAATGAGTTAGTGATGCGTATTCGAGCTCTCATTAAACGTTCTCTTGGAGAAGTATCAACAAATAAAATTCAAATTCATGATCTAATCTTAGACAGTTCCACCCAAACTGTAACACGTGCAGGTCAATCGATTGAACTCCCACGCATTCAATTCAAATTACTTAAAATTTTGATGAGAAATTCTCCCAAGGTTATTACTAAACAAGAAATTATTATCGAACTATGGGGCGATGAAGAACCTGAAAGTGATGCATTACGCAGTCATATCTACAACTTAAGAAAAATGATAGATAAACCTTTTCAAGAAAAGTTGATCCATACCATTTCAGGTGTTGGTTTAAAAGTGGCATTTGATTTGAATTCACATTAA